A window of Proteobacteria bacterium CG1_02_64_396 contains these coding sequences:
- a CDS encoding type I-U CRISPR-associated protein Cas7 has translation MSQTLTLDVLKQAVAGHAAALRCVTAYQPAGGEGDKVFPPTYEGGKYATETRVIEGNRIPCVLLDSVQSQANRMELALLEARREGKLELPLVTVRFEDPSLKKPFAVTSLDAPHRVADAILRDSQLDGFMFRKSELGRTLDHADTRNATPLYRLNPTALVFGIWDSTGPRGGLGAKFQRAMVSEMVGIDAEKGVKTGSRLDPAQIMLGAGPLYARARISEVTTGWTTDPALAAKEKGQPSKLGKDGKPSEANHGNVTPSYSDGGFTLARAQQTTVLSLAALRRLRFPLEAISDSDPAVDRAARTVLTALGLTAAALAREEGADLRSRCQLVATERFVWELLDNPGEEPKRFELTGEQALTLYAQAVAEAKQAGLDWEGDIILSPSEDLLKLVAKSQELAAAQGEGEE, from the coding sequence ATGAGCCAAACCCTGACTCTGGACGTTTTGAAACAAGCCGTTGCCGGTCACGCCGCCGCTCTGCGCTGCGTGACCGCCTATCAACCGGCAGGGGGCGAGGGGGACAAGGTGTTCCCCCCTACCTACGAAGGGGGGAAATACGCCACCGAAACCCGCGTGATCGAGGGCAACCGGATCCCCTGCGTGCTGCTAGACTCGGTGCAATCTCAAGCCAACAGGATGGAACTGGCGCTGCTGGAGGCACGCAGGGAGGGCAAGCTGGAACTGCCGCTGGTCACGGTTCGTTTCGAGGATCCTTCGCTGAAGAAACCGTTCGCCGTCACCAGCCTCGACGCCCCCCACAGGGTCGCCGACGCCATCCTGCGCGACAGCCAGCTCGACGGATTCATGTTCCGCAAGTCGGAACTGGGCCGAACCTTGGATCATGCCGATACCCGCAACGCCACCCCCCTGTATCGCCTCAATCCGACAGCGCTGGTCTTTGGGATTTGGGATTCCACCGGGCCGCGCGGGGGTCTTGGGGCGAAGTTTCAACGGGCAATGGTGTCGGAGATGGTGGGGATCGATGCCGAGAAAGGGGTCAAAACCGGTAGTCGCCTTGACCCTGCTCAAATCATGCTGGGAGCTGGCCCGCTGTACGCCCGTGCAAGGATCAGTGAAGTCACCACCGGCTGGACCACCGATCCCGCATTGGCCGCAAAAGAGAAAGGACAACCCAGCAAACTGGGGAAAGACGGTAAACCGTCCGAAGCCAATCATGGCAACGTCACTCCCAGCTATTCCGACGGCGGCTTCACCCTCGCCCGCGCCCAACAAACCACCGTCCTCTCCCTGGCTGCCTTGCGCCGTCTGCGTTTCCCCCTTGAAGCCATCTCCGATTCCGACCCCGCCGTGGATCGCGCGGCCCGCACCGTCCTGACCGCCCTGGGGCTGACCGCCGCCGCTCTGGCCCGCGAGGAGGGGGCCGATCTGCGCTCGCGCTGCCAGTTGGTGGCGACCGAACGGTTTGTCTGGGAGCTTTTGGACAACCCCGGCGAGGAGCCCAAGCGGTTCGAGTTGACCGGCGAGCAGGCGCTGACCCTCTATGCCCAGGCGGTAGCGGAGGCGAAACAGGCCGGACTCGACTGGGAGGGCGACATCATCCTCTCCCCCTCGGAGGATCTACTCAAACTGGTCGCCAAAAGCCAGGAGTTGGCCGCCGCCCAGGGCGAAGGAGAGGAATGA